From the genome of Thunnus thynnus chromosome 1, fThuThy2.1, whole genome shotgun sequence, one region includes:
- the tdp1 gene encoding tyrosyl-DNA phosphodiesterase 1, whose amino-acid sequence MSQGSHHGKWTISSSDDDDDVLPPSGTTASKSHRLAESNHSSHRSHSPPASKLEPATATVEVKPEPAKTPVSSLLIGSEARQLAAINQLNPVKYESSPSLAGKRKKEVSDGSGWALSDSDDDDDGGAAKGKSVSNLPKRQPLAPKTKKPKVENERPPSPHGRLYYIDEPEDFFESSVPCLNDTYRFYLNKVTGLDRKYNNGALHIRDILSPLFGTLKESVQFNYCFDIAWMVQQYPSEFRDRPVLIVHGDKREAKARLVQQAQPYPHIRFCQAKLDIAFGTHHTKMMLLWYEEGFRVIILTSNLIRADWYQKTQGMWMSPLFPRLPKGSSASAGESPTFFKRDLLEYLASYRAPELEEWIQRIKEHDLSETRVYLVGSTPGRYVGADMERWGHLRLRKLLYEHTDPIPGEERWPVVGQFSSIGSMGLDKTKWLAAEFQRTLTTLGKTSLRPDPPIHLLYPSVDDVRTSLEGYPAGGSLPYSIQTAQKQLWLHSYFHRWKANMTGRTHAMPHIKTYLRVSPDFTQLAWFLVTSANLSKAAWGALEKNNTQVMVRSYELGVLYLPSAFNMKTFPVHKNPFPVSSSSSGFPVPFDLPPTRYSPKDQPWIWNIPYNQAPDTHGNIWVPS is encoded by the exons ATTCTCCCCCTGCCTCCAAACTGGAACCAGCAACAGCCACTGTGGAGGTGAAACCGGAACCAGCTAAAACTCCTGTATCCTCGCTTCTCATTGGCTCTGAGGCCAGACAGCTGGCTGCAATAAACCAGTTAAATCCAGTAAAGTATGAGTCCAGTCCTTCATTGGCTGGAAAGCGGAAGAAAGAGGTGTCAGACGGATCAGGCTGGGCCCTCTCagatagtgatgatgatgatgatggtggtgcaGCAAAGGGGAAGAGTGTCAGTAACTTACCAAAGAGGCAGCCTCTGGCCCCCAAAACTAAGAAACCGAAGGTGGAGAATGAGCGCCCTCCCAGCCCCCATGGCCGGCTCTACTATATCGATGAGCCAGAGGACTTCTTTGAATCCAGTGTTCCTTGTCTGAATGACACGTACAGGTTTTACCTCAACAAGGTCACCGGCCTGGACAGGAAgtacaacaatggagctctgcacatcagag aTATCCTGTCCCCATTATTTGGGACCTTGAAAGAATCCGTTCAG TTTAACTACTGCTTTGATATTGCCTGGATGGTTCAGCAGTACCCATCAGAGTTTAG ggaTCGTCCAGTTCTGATTGTCCATGGGGATAAGAGGGAGGCCAAGGCCCGGCTGGTCCAGCAGGCTCAGCCCTACCCTCATATTCGATTCTGCCAG GCCAAGCTGGATATTGCTTTTGGAACTCACCACAC GAAGATGATGTTGCTGTGGTATGAGGAAGGCTTCAGAGTCATCATTCTCACCTCCAACCTCATCAGAGCTGACTGGTACCAGAAAACACAAGG GATGTGGATGAGCCCCCTGTTTCCACGGTTACCAAAGGGCAGCAGTGCGAGCGCAGGTGAGTCGCCCACCTTCTTTAAGAGAGACCTGCTGGAATACCTGGCGTCGTACCGCGCACCAGAGCTCGAAGAGTGGATCCAACGAATCAAAGAGCACGACCTGTCAGAGACAAG GGTGTATTTGGTCGGCTCAACCCCAGGGAGGTATGTTGGTGCAGACATGGAGCGCTGGGGCCACCTGAGGCTGAGGAAG CTGCTGTATGAACACACAGATCCTATTCCCGGTGAGGAACGATGGCCTGTGGTTGGCCAGTTCTCCAGCATAGGCTCCATGGGACTGGATAAGACCAAATGGTTGGCTGCGGAGTTTCAGCGCACCCTGACTACACTGGGGAAAACCTCTCTTCGCCCAGACCCCCCTATTCACTTA CTGTATCCATCAGTAGATGATGTGAGGACTAGTTTGGAAGGTTATCCTG CGGGAGGATCTCTTCCCTACAGTATCCAGACAGCTCAGAAACAGCTCTGGCTCCACTCCTACTTCCA ccgtTGGAAGGCTAACATGACAGGGAGGACTCATGCGATGCCACACATCAAGACCTACCTGAGGGTGTCGCCAGATTTCACTCAGCTTGCCTGGTTCCTCGTCACAAG tgccAACCTGTCTAAAGCAGCATGGGGTGCACTAGAAAAGAACAACACTCAGGTGATGGTTCGATCATATGAGCTTGGAGTCCTCTACCTGCCCTCCGCCTTT AACATGAAGACCTTCCCTGTTCACAAAAATCCATTTCCTgtctcctcgtcctcctctggTTTTCCTGTGCCCTTTGACCTACCTCCTACACGCTACTCTCCTAAAG ATCAGCCTTGGATCTGGAACATCCCGTACAACCAGGCCCCTGACACACACGGCAACATCTGGGTTCCCTcctga